Below is a window of Calditrichota bacterium DNA.
AACTGATGGCCAAGCGTAAGAAGGCCGAGGATGAATTCCGCGCCCTGGTCGCCTCCAAGCCGGAGTGGAAGAAGGCTTATGGCGATGCCTGGGACACAGTGGCCCGGGTCATCAAGAAACAGGCGCCCAGGGCCAAGGAGCGCTTCTACGGACGAATCATGGGCTCGCGCCTGGCGGGCTTTGCCTCGACGCTTGTCTTCTACAGCATCGAAGTCAAGAAGCCAGATGGGCAGAGGCTCCCTGGTTACCATGACTCGGAGCTGGACGAGCTCAAGTTCCGCCTCCTGTCACCGGCGCCCATCTACCATGATTTGGAAGAAGCCAACCTTGGCGGGGCACTTGCGCTGTCGTTGGCTCAATTGGGCGCCGACCATCCGTTCATCAAGACGGTCCTGAATGGCCGTTCGCCGCAGGAGGTGGCAGCAGAGCTTATCCAGGGCACCAAGCTTGCTGATGTGCCCTTCCGCAAGTCGCTTCTGGAAGGTGGTGAGAGTGCAATCCAGGCCTGCACCGACCCGCTCATCGTGCTCATGCGCAAGTTGGAGCCGATGATGCGCGCCGACATCGAGTGGAACAAGAAGCACGTGGAGAGCGTGATCACCCCCGCTGCCGAGAAAATCGCCCAGGCACGTTTCGCGGTCTACGGCAAGTCGGCCTATCCCGACGCCACCTTCACCCTGCGACTTTCCTATGGCGCAGTGAAGGGCTATCCCATGAACGGCACCAAGGCGCCGTACAAGACGACGCTTTACGGGCTGTACGACCGCGCGCTCAGCTTTGACCGGGAAAAGGACTTTGACCTGCCGGAGCGCTTCTGGCAGCGCAAAGACCGTCTCGATCTCTCGACGCCGGTGAACTTTGTCAGCACGTGCGACATCATCGGGGGCAACTCCGGCTCGCCGGTCATCAACGCACGGGCAGAGGTTGTCGGCCTGATCTTTGACGGCAACATCGAGAGTCTTGTGGGCCGCTTTGTCTACGACGAGGAAGCGAACCGGGCCGTGGCTGTGCACACCGGCTACATTAGCGAGGCGTTACGCAAGCTCTACGACGCCGCGCCCTTAGCCGACGAGATTGAGGGCATCAGGTAACCGCAGAGGGGTGGGCCGCCGGCTCACCCCGCGCGCGTTATGGAGGGACCTATCATGCGTCGTGTGACATTCGCCGCCGCGGGGGCAGTCCTCCTCTCCGTGGCCGCAGCTTTGGCCATCGACACCGCAGACACACGGATGTTGAGCCAGCCGGCCATCAGCGCCACACAGATTGCTTTTGCCTACGCGGGAGACCTCTACGTCGCAGACCGGGACGGCAGCAATGTGCGGCGCCTGACTTCGGGTGAGGGGAACGAGTTCAACCCCGTCTTTTCGCCGGATGGCAAGTGGATCGCTTTCAGCGGCGAGTACGATGGCAACACGGATGTCTTCCTTGTGCCGGCCTCTGGTGGCGTGCCCATCCGGCTGACCTATCACCCGGCGCCAGACGTGGTCT
It encodes the following:
- a CDS encoding S46 family peptidase; translated protein: MYRKSICQLGRVFLALVLAACWAHLGMADEGMWTFDNPPTKLLQERYGFTPTQEWLEHVRLASVRFMDGGSGSFVSPHGLVMTNHHVAVGQLQKVSTPERDYVATGFYAATPEEELKCPDLEVNVLVSMEDVTARVRAAVTPGMKDEQALEARRAAIAAIEKESLEKTGLRSNVISLYHGGEYWLYRYKKYTDVRLVFAPERQVAYFGGDFDNFTYPRYDLDVAFFRVYENDKPVDSEHYFKWNAKGASDGELVFVSGNPGSTDRLFTYEQLLFQRDYQYPMMLDYINKRIAILREYAKRGPEQERRALVQIFGLENSKKALTGEYQGLLDAKLMAKRKKAEDEFRALVASKPEWKKAYGDAWDTVARVIKKQAPRAKERFYGRIMGSRLAGFASTLVFYSIEVKKPDGQRLPGYHDSELDELKFRLLSPAPIYHDLEEANLGGALALSLAQLGADHPFIKTVLNGRSPQEVAAELIQGTKLADVPFRKSLLEGGESAIQACTDPLIVLMRKLEPMMRADIEWNKKHVESVITPAAEKIAQARFAVYGKSAYPDATFTLRLSYGAVKGYPMNGTKAPYKTTLYGLYDRALSFDREKDFDLPERFWQRKDRLDLSTPVNFVSTCDIIGGNSGSPVINARAEVVGLIFDGNIESLVGRFVYDEEANRAVAVHTGYISEALRKLYDAAPLADEIEGIR